A genomic window from Silene latifolia isolate original U9 population chromosome Y, ASM4854445v1, whole genome shotgun sequence includes:
- the LOC141630114 gene encoding tubby-like F-box protein 2: MGMSSSTIRNPTVKEMKDRIGNLLRRGGEGKFWRGRSRSHIAPDQATQPDEVDHGQWANLPPELLLDIIRRVEVSETTWPARSVVVFCAAVCRSWREVTKEIVQTPEQCGKLTFPISLKQPGPHDNHIQCFIKRDRATSTFRLFYGLTPSEDEKDKLLLAARKIRKATSTDFVVSLVADDFSRCSTAYVGKLRSNFLGTKFTIYDSQPPCDAAVKTSGRPSRRFHSKQVSSRLPACNYSIATISYELNVLRTRVPRRLHCVIHSIPLASIQEGGTSPTPKAFPHLTYDKCPPAPPSPSLPRKEDQGLTSNPTSPPEPTQVGSRDRLMLKNKSPRWHEQLQCWCLNFKGRVTVASVKNFQLVAAIEPHHDIPASKREKVILQFGKIGKDIFTMDYRYPLSAFQAFAICLSSFDTKPVCE; encoded by the exons atgggcatgtcatcatcaaccataaggaacccaacagttAAGGAGATGAAAGATAGGATCGGTAACTTATTGAGACGAGGAGGGGAAGGGAAGTTTTGGCGTGGGAGATCAAGGTCGCATATCGCTCCTGATCAGGCCACACAGCCTGATGAAGTTGACCATGGTCAGTGGGCGAATTTGCCTCCGGAGTTGCTTTTGGATATAATTCGCAGGGTGGAGGTAAGTGAGACAACCTGGCCTGCCAGGAGTGTGGTCGTGTTTTGTGCTGCGGTATGTAGATCGTGGAGAGAGGTCACCAAGGAAATTGTTCAGACTCCTGAGCAATGTGGAAAACTTACTTTTCCCATCTCCTTGAAGCAG CCTGGTCCACATGATAACCATATTCAGTGTTTTATCAAAAGGGATCGGGCTACATCCACCTTCCGCCTCTTTTATGGATTGACGCCAT CCGAAGATGAGAAAGATAAGTTGCTATTGGCTGCCAGAAAGATCAGAAAAGCAACTAGTACAGATTTTGTAGTGTCGTTGGTAGCAGATGACTTCTCAAGATGCAGCACGGCATATGTTGGAAAACTCAG GTCAAATTTTCTCGGAACCAAGTTTACCATATACGATAGTCAACCCCCTTGTGATGCAGCAGTCAAGACAAGTGGCCGACCTAGTCGGAGATTTCACTCTAAACAGGTATCTTCAAGGTTACCTGCATGCAATTACAGCATAGCAACCATCTCATATGAGCTTAATGTTCTCCGAACCCGAGTCCCAAGGAGACTCCATTGTGTCATACACTCGATTCCTCTTGCTTCAATCCAAGAAGGAGGAACTTCCCCGACACCAAAAGCTTTCCCTCACTTGACTTATGATAAGTGCCCACCGGCCCCACCTTCACCAAGCCTGCCAAGGAAGGAAGACCAAGGTTTAACTTCCAACCCGACCAGTCCACCTGAACCAACCCAGGTCGGTTCACGGGATCGACTTATGCTCAAAAACAAGTCTCCAAGGTGGCACGAGCAACTACAGTGCTGGTGCTTAAACTTCAAGGGTCGAGTCACTGTAGCTTCAGTCAAGAACTTCCAGCTCGTGGCAGCTATTGAGCCGCATCATGACATCCCAGCTTCTAAACGAGAAAAGGTAATTTTACAGTTTGGAAAGATTGGGAAAGACATATTCACCATGGATTATCGGTATCCACTCTCTGCTTTCCAAGCCTTTGCAATTTGTCTCAGCAGTTTTGACACAAAACCGGTATGTGAATGA